In Lagopus muta isolate bLagMut1 chromosome 29, bLagMut1 primary, whole genome shotgun sequence, one genomic interval encodes:
- the UBAP2L gene encoding ubiquitin-associated protein 2-like isoform X6, with the protein MMTSVGTNRARGSWEQTQTQSQTQHKQRPQATAEQIRLAQMISDHNDADFEEKVKQLIDITGKNQDECVIALHDCNGDVNRAINVLLEGNPDTHSWEMVGKKKGVSGQKDSGQTEPSEESKENRERDRDFSRRRGGPPRRGRGASRGREFRGQENGLDGGKSGGSSGRGTERGRRGRGRGRGGSGRRGGRFSAQGMGTFNPADYAEPTSTDESYGNSSTNTWNNTGSFEPDDGTRLDFIGGAWRAATEEWGTEDWNEDLSETKIFTASNVSSVPLPTENVTITAGQRIDLAVLLGKTPSSMENESTNLESSQAPSLAQPLVFSNSKQSAMSQPASGNSFSHHSMVSMLGKGFGDVGEAKGSSTTGSQFLEQFKTAQALAQLAAQHSQPGSSTAASSWDMGSAAQTSSLVQYDLKNPTDSSVHSPFAKRQAFTSTSTMIEVFMQEKQPVVTASTTVPAPPSSPLPSKANPVPQMSPGSSDNQSSSPQPAQQKLKQQKKKASLTSKIPALAVEMPGSADISGLNLQFGALQFGSEPVLAEYESTPTTSAAVSQPQSSLYTSTASESSSTISSNQSQESGYQSGTIQTATFTSQNSAQGPLYEQRSTQTRRYPNSISSSPQKDLTQAKNGFSSVQPTPLQSTQAVEGATGPAVKSDSPSAPSMTPLNDGVSAASLLSTASQHSTALSSLSHSEELPSTTAAQLSSTLPTQQNSLSSSTSSGRTSTSTLLHTSVESEASLHSSASTFSTSSSTVSAAPPVVSVSSSLSSVSSLGLSLSSNSTVTASTRSSVATTSGKAPPNLPPGVPPLLPNPYIMAPGLLHAYPPQVYGYDDLQMLQTRFPLDYYSIPFPTPTTPLTGRDGSLSSNPYSGDLTKFGRGDASSPAPATTLAQPQQSQTQTHHTTQQTFLNPALPPGYSYTSLPYYTGVPGLPSTFQYGPAVFPVAPTSSKQHGVNVSVNASATPFQQPSGYGSHGYSAGVSVTSSNTGVPDISGSVYSKTQQSFEKQGFHTGTPAASFNLPSALGSGGPINPATAAAYPPTPFMHILTPHQQPHSQILHHHLQQDGQLPYLQMILCCQRQQEDQSGSGQRSQGSSIPQKSQANKSAYNSYSWGTN; encoded by the exons ATGATGACATCGGTGGGCACTAACCGAGCCCgggggagctgggagcagacaCAGACACAGAGCCAGACACAGCACAAGCAGCGGCCGCAG GCCACCGCGGAACAGATTCGACTTGCACAGATGATTTCGGACCACAACGACGCTGACTTTGAGGAGAAGGTGAAACAA CTGATTGACATCACGGGGAAGAACCAGGACGAGTGTGTGATTGCCCTGCACGACTGCAATGGGGATGTTAACAGAGCCATCAATGTGCTGCTGGAGGGCAATCCCGACACG CATTCCTGGGAGATGGTCGGGAAGAAGAAAGGCGTCTCGGGACAGAAGGACAGCGGACAGACAGAACCCAGTGAGGAGAGCAAAGAGAACCGGGAGAGAGATCGGGATTTCAGCCGGCGACGTGGAGGGCCGCCGCGACGGGGCCGGGGCGCCAGCCGTGGCAGAGAGT TTCGGGGCCAGGAGAACGGGCTGGATGGTGGGAAGAGTGGAGGCTCTTCTGGAAGAGGCACAGAGAGAGGGAGACGGGGACGTGGCCGGGGCCGAG GTGGCTCTGGAAGGCGGGGGGGAAGATTCTCTGCCCAAGGCATGGG AACTTTCAACCCAGCTGACTACGCCGAGCCGACCAGCACGGATGAGAGCTATGGGAATAGCAGCACCAACACGTGGAACAACACGGGCAGCTTCGAGCCGGACGACGGCACGA gaCTTGATTTCATTGGGG GTGCGTGGAGGGCTGCGACGGAGGAGTGGGGCACGGAGGACTGGAATGAAGAT ctgtCTGAGACAAAGATCTTCACTGCATCCAACGTGTCTTCAGTGCCTCTGCCTACAGAGAACGTGACAATCACAGCTGGACAGAG AATCGACCTTGCAGTGCTGCTAGGAAAGACACCTTCTTCCATGGAGAATGAGTCAACAAACCTGGAGTCCTCCCAGGCTCCTTCCTTGGCACAGCCTCTGGTGTTCAGCAATTCCAAGCAGAGCGCGATGTCCCAGCCGGCCTCTGGGAACTCCTTCTCTCACCACAGCATG GTGAGCATGCTGGGGAAAGGCTTTGGAGACGTCGGGGAggccaaaggcagcagcaccacGGGCTCGCAGTTCCTGGAGCAGTTCAAGACGGCCCAGGCTCTGGCCcagctggcagctcagcacagccagccaggcagcagcaccGCCGCCTCCTCCTGGGACATGGGATCGGCCGCACAGACCTCATCCCTCGTGCAGTACG ATCTCAAGAACCCGACGGACTCCTCTGTGCACAGCCCCTTTGCCAAGAGGCAGGCCTTCACGTCCACTTCCACGATGATAGAGGTGTTCATGCAGGAGAAGCAGCCTGTGGTGACAGCCTCCACCACCGTGCCGGCACCGCCGTCTTCGCCGCTGCCCAGCAAAGCCAACCCCGTTCCCCAAATGTCCCCGGGCTCCTCAGACAACCAGTCCTCCAGTCCCCAGCCTGCACAGCAGAAGctgaaacagcaaaagaagaaagcatcGTTAACATCAAAG ATTCCTGCGCTGGCGGTGGAGATGCCTGGCTCAGCAGATATCTCAGGGTTAAACCTGCAGTTTGGGGCGTTGCAGTTTGGTTCGGAGCCTGTTCTCGCCGAGTACGAATCGACGCCCACGACGAGCGCTGCTGTCAGCCAACCTCAGAGCAGCCTGTACACCAGCACTGCTAG TGAATCTTCATCCACAATTTCGTCCAATCAAAGCCAGGAGTCTGGTTACCAGAGCGGCACAATACAGACAGCAACATTTACCTCCCAGAACAGCGCTCAGGGACCACTGTATGAACAGAGATCCACCCAGACGAGGCGATACCCAAATTCCATCTCCTCCTCGCCCCAGAAAGACCTTACCCAGGCCAAG aatGGTTTCAGTTCCGTACAACCCACGCCATTACAAAGCACGCAGGCTGTTGAAG GTGCTACCGGCCCCGCAGTGAAGTCTGAttccccctctgctcccagcatgACGCCTCTCAACGACGGCGTGTCTGCGGCGTcgctgctgagcacagccagccagcattcgacagctctgagcagcctgagccaCAGCGAGGAGCTGCCAAGCACCACGGCCGCCCAGCTCAGCAG tACGTTACCCACCCAGCAGAACAGTCTGTCCTCATCCACATCCTCTGGGCGAACATCAACTTCAACTCTTCTG cacaCGAGTGTGGAGAGTGAAGCCAGCCTCCATTCTTCTGCTAGCActttctccacctcctccagcaCGGTGTCGGCTGCCCCGCCGGTCGTAAGCGTTTCATCCAGCCTCAGCAGCGTCAGCAGCCTGGGCCTCAGCCTCAGCAGCAACTCCACGGTGACAGCCTCCACTCGCAGCTCCGTGGCAACGACATCAG GAAAAGccccccccaacctccccccTGGAGTCCCACCGTTGTTGCCTAACCCCTACATCATGGCTCCAGGATTGCTACATGCCTACCCG CCACAGGTGTATGGATACGATGACCTGCAAATGCTCCAGACGAGATTCCCATTG GATTATTACAGCATCCCATTCCCTACGCCCACCACCCCACTGACTGGAAGAGATGGCAGCCTGAGCAGCAATCCGTACTCTG gTGACTTAACGAAATTCGGCCGAGGCGACGCCTCCTCCCCTGCTCCTGCAACGACTTTGGCGCAGCCTCAGCAGAGCCAGACCCAAACCCACCACACCACGCAGCAGACGTTCCTGAACCCGGCGCTGCCTCCTGGCTACAGTTACACCAGTCTGCCGTACTACACAGGGGTACCAGGGCTCCCCAGCACCTTCCAGTACGGGCCCGCCGTGTTCCCT GTTGCTCCTACCTCTTCCAAGCAGCATGGTGTGAATGTCAGCGTCAATGCATCAGCAACCCCTTTCCAGCAGCCCAGTGGCTACGGCTCTCATGGATACAGCGCTG GTGTATCTGTGACATCCAGTAACACAGGCGTGCCGGACATCTCGGGCTCTGTCTACTCCAAAACTCAG CAATCCTTCGAGAAGCAGGGATTTCACACTGGAACCCCGGCGGCCTCCTTCAACCTGCCTTCAGCGCTGGGCAGCGGCGGCCCCATCAACCCCGCGACGGCGGCCGCGTACCCCCCGACCCCTTTCATGCACATCCTCACCCCGCATCAGCAGCCCCATTCGCAgatcctccaccaccacctgcaGCAGGACGGGCAG CTTCCATATTTGCAGATGATACTGTGCTGCCAACGCCAGCAGGAAGATCAG AGCGGCTCCGGGCAGCGCAGCCAAGGCAGCTCCATCCCCCAGAAATCCCAGGCCAACAAGTCTGCCTACAACAGCTACAGCTGGGGCACCAACTGA
- the UBAP2L gene encoding ubiquitin-associated protein 2-like isoform X10, which yields MMTSVGTNRARGSWEQTQTQSQTQHKQRPQATAEQIRLAQMISDHNDADFEEKVKQLIDITGKNQDECVIALHDCNGDVNRAINVLLEGNPDTHSWEMVGKKKGVSGQKDSGQTEPSEESKENRERDRDFSRRRGGPPRRGRGASRGREFRGQENGLDGGKSGGSSGRGTERGRRGRGRGRGGSGRRGGRFSAQGMGTFNPADYAEPTSTDESYGNSSTNTWNNTGSFEPDDGTRLDFIGGEGSNYPRKFDTAPGTIHPGAWRAATEEWGTEDWNEDLSETKIFTASNVSSVPLPTENVTITAGQRIDLAVLLGKTPSSMENESTNLESSQAPSLAQPLVFSNSKQSAMSQPASGNSFSHHSMVSMLGKGFGDVGEAKGSSTTGSQFLEQFKTAQALAQLAAQHSQPGSSTAASSWDMGSAAQTSSLVQYDLKNPTDSSVHSPFAKRQAFTSTSTMIEVFMQEKQPVVTASTTVPAPPSSPLPSKANPVPQMSPGSSDNQSSSPQPAQQKLKQQKKKASLTSKIPALAVEMPGSADISGLNLQFGALQFGSEPVLAEYESTPTTSAAVSQPQSSLYTSTASESSSTISSNQSQESGYQSGTIQTATFTSQNSAQGPLYEQRSTQTRRYPNSISSSPQKDLTQAKNGFSSVQPTPLQSTQAVEGATGPAVKSDSPSAPSMTPLNDGVSAASLLSTASQHSTALSSLSHSEELPSTTAAQLSSTLPTQQNSLSSSTSSGRTSTSTLLHTSVESEASLHSSASTFSTSSSTVSAAPPVVSVSSSLSSVSSLGLSLSSNSTVTASTRSSVATTSGKAPPNLPPGVPPLLPNPYIMAPGLLHAYPPQVYGYDDLQMLQTRFPLDYYSIPFPTPTTPLTGRDGSLSSNPYSGDLTKFGRGDASSPAPATTLAQPQQSQTQTHHTTQQTFLNPALPPGYSYTSLPYYTGVPGLPSTFQYGPAVFPVAPTSSKQHGVNVSVNASATPFQQPSGYGSHGYSAGVSVTSSNTGVPDISGSVYSKTQQSFEKQGFHTGTPAASFNLPSALGSGGPINPATAAAYPPTPFMHILTPHQQPHSQILHHHLQQDGQGR from the exons ATGATGACATCGGTGGGCACTAACCGAGCCCgggggagctgggagcagacaCAGACACAGAGCCAGACACAGCACAAGCAGCGGCCGCAG GCCACCGCGGAACAGATTCGACTTGCACAGATGATTTCGGACCACAACGACGCTGACTTTGAGGAGAAGGTGAAACAA CTGATTGACATCACGGGGAAGAACCAGGACGAGTGTGTGATTGCCCTGCACGACTGCAATGGGGATGTTAACAGAGCCATCAATGTGCTGCTGGAGGGCAATCCCGACACG CATTCCTGGGAGATGGTCGGGAAGAAGAAAGGCGTCTCGGGACAGAAGGACAGCGGACAGACAGAACCCAGTGAGGAGAGCAAAGAGAACCGGGAGAGAGATCGGGATTTCAGCCGGCGACGTGGAGGGCCGCCGCGACGGGGCCGGGGCGCCAGCCGTGGCAGAGAGT TTCGGGGCCAGGAGAACGGGCTGGATGGTGGGAAGAGTGGAGGCTCTTCTGGAAGAGGCACAGAGAGAGGGAGACGGGGACGTGGCCGGGGCCGAG GTGGCTCTGGAAGGCGGGGGGGAAGATTCTCTGCCCAAGGCATGGG AACTTTCAACCCAGCTGACTACGCCGAGCCGACCAGCACGGATGAGAGCTATGGGAATAGCAGCACCAACACGTGGAACAACACGGGCAGCTTCGAGCCGGACGACGGCACGA gaCTTGATTTCATTGGGGGTGAGGGCTCAAATTATCCCCGAAAATTTGACACTGCTCCTGGTACGATACATCCAG GTGCGTGGAGGGCTGCGACGGAGGAGTGGGGCACGGAGGACTGGAATGAAGAT ctgtCTGAGACAAAGATCTTCACTGCATCCAACGTGTCTTCAGTGCCTCTGCCTACAGAGAACGTGACAATCACAGCTGGACAGAG AATCGACCTTGCAGTGCTGCTAGGAAAGACACCTTCTTCCATGGAGAATGAGTCAACAAACCTGGAGTCCTCCCAGGCTCCTTCCTTGGCACAGCCTCTGGTGTTCAGCAATTCCAAGCAGAGCGCGATGTCCCAGCCGGCCTCTGGGAACTCCTTCTCTCACCACAGCATG GTGAGCATGCTGGGGAAAGGCTTTGGAGACGTCGGGGAggccaaaggcagcagcaccacGGGCTCGCAGTTCCTGGAGCAGTTCAAGACGGCCCAGGCTCTGGCCcagctggcagctcagcacagccagccaggcagcagcaccGCCGCCTCCTCCTGGGACATGGGATCGGCCGCACAGACCTCATCCCTCGTGCAGTACG ATCTCAAGAACCCGACGGACTCCTCTGTGCACAGCCCCTTTGCCAAGAGGCAGGCCTTCACGTCCACTTCCACGATGATAGAGGTGTTCATGCAGGAGAAGCAGCCTGTGGTGACAGCCTCCACCACCGTGCCGGCACCGCCGTCTTCGCCGCTGCCCAGCAAAGCCAACCCCGTTCCCCAAATGTCCCCGGGCTCCTCAGACAACCAGTCCTCCAGTCCCCAGCCTGCACAGCAGAAGctgaaacagcaaaagaagaaagcatcGTTAACATCAAAG ATTCCTGCGCTGGCGGTGGAGATGCCTGGCTCAGCAGATATCTCAGGGTTAAACCTGCAGTTTGGGGCGTTGCAGTTTGGTTCGGAGCCTGTTCTCGCCGAGTACGAATCGACGCCCACGACGAGCGCTGCTGTCAGCCAACCTCAGAGCAGCCTGTACACCAGCACTGCTAG TGAATCTTCATCCACAATTTCGTCCAATCAAAGCCAGGAGTCTGGTTACCAGAGCGGCACAATACAGACAGCAACATTTACCTCCCAGAACAGCGCTCAGGGACCACTGTATGAACAGAGATCCACCCAGACGAGGCGATACCCAAATTCCATCTCCTCCTCGCCCCAGAAAGACCTTACCCAGGCCAAG aatGGTTTCAGTTCCGTACAACCCACGCCATTACAAAGCACGCAGGCTGTTGAAG GTGCTACCGGCCCCGCAGTGAAGTCTGAttccccctctgctcccagcatgACGCCTCTCAACGACGGCGTGTCTGCGGCGTcgctgctgagcacagccagccagcattcgacagctctgagcagcctgagccaCAGCGAGGAGCTGCCAAGCACCACGGCCGCCCAGCTCAGCAG tACGTTACCCACCCAGCAGAACAGTCTGTCCTCATCCACATCCTCTGGGCGAACATCAACTTCAACTCTTCTG cacaCGAGTGTGGAGAGTGAAGCCAGCCTCCATTCTTCTGCTAGCActttctccacctcctccagcaCGGTGTCGGCTGCCCCGCCGGTCGTAAGCGTTTCATCCAGCCTCAGCAGCGTCAGCAGCCTGGGCCTCAGCCTCAGCAGCAACTCCACGGTGACAGCCTCCACTCGCAGCTCCGTGGCAACGACATCAG GAAAAGccccccccaacctccccccTGGAGTCCCACCGTTGTTGCCTAACCCCTACATCATGGCTCCAGGATTGCTACATGCCTACCCG CCACAGGTGTATGGATACGATGACCTGCAAATGCTCCAGACGAGATTCCCATTG GATTATTACAGCATCCCATTCCCTACGCCCACCACCCCACTGACTGGAAGAGATGGCAGCCTGAGCAGCAATCCGTACTCTG gTGACTTAACGAAATTCGGCCGAGGCGACGCCTCCTCCCCTGCTCCTGCAACGACTTTGGCGCAGCCTCAGCAGAGCCAGACCCAAACCCACCACACCACGCAGCAGACGTTCCTGAACCCGGCGCTGCCTCCTGGCTACAGTTACACCAGTCTGCCGTACTACACAGGGGTACCAGGGCTCCCCAGCACCTTCCAGTACGGGCCCGCCGTGTTCCCT GTTGCTCCTACCTCTTCCAAGCAGCATGGTGTGAATGTCAGCGTCAATGCATCAGCAACCCCTTTCCAGCAGCCCAGTGGCTACGGCTCTCATGGATACAGCGCTG GTGTATCTGTGACATCCAGTAACACAGGCGTGCCGGACATCTCGGGCTCTGTCTACTCCAAAACTCAG CAATCCTTCGAGAAGCAGGGATTTCACACTGGAACCCCGGCGGCCTCCTTCAACCTGCCTTCAGCGCTGGGCAGCGGCGGCCCCATCAACCCCGCGACGGCGGCCGCGTACCCCCCGACCCCTTTCATGCACATCCTCACCCCGCATCAGCAGCCCCATTCGCAgatcctccaccaccacctgcaGCAGGACGGGCAG gGCCGATGA